A window of the Anoplolepis gracilipes chromosome 11, ASM4749672v1, whole genome shotgun sequence genome harbors these coding sequences:
- the LOC140671040 gene encoding probable G-protein coupled receptor Mth-like 3 isoform X1, whose amino-acid sequence MHGKSFEFWCCALLFFASSTKPLRNFTIDNKEDNNSMVRYELPVNSTERNGNETVFNGYNLRKNFTLDYEDAQDVFRIENDNEDYIVPHETCDNRTCIRLCCPLGDRYNSSLRNCTVERPKYVFSDVYNFWDETNMQTEYKKIDEMFQLIVQNPCPKLMKFVRINLNDDSLADYKYVFFENGTLYLPYLDQFVDSTSYCLAFLNHDEVIAFTCSQPLTKVVDKKKNYFTTFIKPVINATNIIYMICIIVSLLCMLILFLVYTILPELQNIHGFMLCRYSSMVFILYLNTILQMLIKTKNLAYPICIASGLINYFCSVACYFWLSVMSIDMWWTFRDFSSLKKKAKPEENNRKKFLYSIIAWGGSFILVIICIIMETVPSVPRSMVRPRFQVSSCWFHFGAADQLYNYVPKIICTVISIILSIQTALKIMRYEKDTTHHLKDAESRCYNENKKWANLYLKLFIMLFIIIAMECIMMTVLEFWVVKDYTNLTITYIVFSIFILEFIKGIGIFILFVCKKTIIQLLLKHFRQNCRYSFKIFTRKGFYNFEHVHQHVKHNYFIGKYQ is encoded by the exons ATGCACGGTAAAAGTTTTGAATTTTGGTGTTGTGCACTTTTGTTCTTCGCTTCATCTACAAAGCCTCTGCGGAATTTTACAATTGACAATAAGGAGGATAACAATTCAATGGTGAGATACGAACTTCCCGTGAATTCCACTGAGAGAAATGGCAACGAGACGGTTTTCAATGGATACAATTTGCGTAAAAATTTCACCTTGGATTACGAAGATGCTCAGGATGTATTCCGTATTGAAAATGACAATGAAGATTACATCGTTCCACACGAGACATGCGACAATAGAACTTGTATTCGCCTTTGTTGTCCTCTCGGCGATCGATATAACTCATCACTTCGCAATTGCACTGTTGAAAGACCTAAATATGTTTTCTCAGATGTATATAACTTCTGGGACGAAACAAACATGCAGActgagtataaaaaaatagacgaAATGTTTCAATTGATTGTTCAGAATCCGTGTCCAAAACTTATGAAATTTGTACGCATCAATCTTAATGACGATAGTTTGGCAGACTACAAATACGTTTTTTTCGAAAACGGCACTCTATATCTTCCTTATCTTGATCAATTCGTCGACTCAACATCCTATTGCTTAGCCTTTTTGAATCATGATGAGGTTATTGCATTTACTTGTTCGCAGCCTTTAACAAAAGttgtcgataaaaaaaagaattattttactacATTCATTAAACCGGTAATAAATGCAACAAACATCATCTATATGATTTGCATTATAGTGTCTCTTCTATGTATGCTGATATTATTCCTGGTTTACACTATACTACCAGAGCTTCAAAATATACATGGTTTCATGTTGTGTAGATACAGCAGTATGGTGTTTATCCTTTACTTGAATACCATATTGCAAATGCTAATCAAAACGAAAAATCTAGCGTATCCCATCTGTATTGCAAGCG GTTTAATCAACTATTTCTGTTCCGTAGCATGTTACTTCTGGTTAAGTGTAATGAGTATCGATATGTGGTGGACCTTTAG AGATTTTAGctcattaaaaaagaaagcaaaacCAGAAGAAAATAACAGGAAAAAGTTTCTATATTCTATCATTGCTTGGGGAGGTTCCTTCATTCTCGTTATTATCTGTATCATCATGGAGACCGTCCCTAGCGTGCCAAGAAGCATGGTCCGACCGAGATTTCAGGTCTCTTCATGTTGGTTTCATT TTGGTGCGGCGGATCAGTTGTACAATTACGTGCccaaaattatttgtactgttattagcattattttatcCATTCAAACAGCACTGAAGATCATGCGCTATGAGAAGGACACAACTCATCATCTTAAAGATGCAGAGAGTCGATGTTATAATGAAAACAAGAAATG gGCCAATCTGTatctaaaattgtttataatgttatttatcataatagcCATGGAGTGTATTATGATGACAGTGTTGGAATTTTGGGTGGTTAAggattatacaaatttaacaataactTACATAGtgtttagtatttttatattggaaTTCATTAAAGGAATTGGTATTTTCATCTTATTTGTCTgtaagaaaacaattatacaGTTGCTGTTAAAGCATTTTCGTCAAAATTGCCGatatagtttcaaaatttttacacgtaagggtttttacaattttgaacATGTACATCAGCATGTCaaacacaattattttataggaaaatatcaataa
- the LOC140671040 gene encoding probable G-protein coupled receptor Mth-like 3 isoform X2: protein MHGKSFEFWCCALLFFASSTKPLRNFTIDNKEDNNSMVRYELPVNSTERNGNETVFNGYNLRKNFTLDYEDAQDVFRIENDNEDYIVPHETCDNRTCIRLCCPLGDRYNSSLRNCTVERPKYVFSDVYNFWDETNMQTEYKKIDEMFQLIVQNPCPKLMKFVRINLNDDSLADYKYVFFENGTLYLPYLDQFVDSTSYCLAFLNHDEVIAFTCSQPLTKVVDKKKNYFTTFIKPVINATNIIYMICIIVSLLCMLILFLVYTILPELQNIHGFMLCRYSSMVFILYLNTILQMLIKTKNLAYPICIASACYFWLSVMSIDMWWTFRDFSSLKKKAKPEENNRKKFLYSIIAWGGSFILVIICIIMETVPSVPRSMVRPRFQVSSCWFHFGAADQLYNYVPKIICTVISIILSIQTALKIMRYEKDTTHHLKDAESRCYNENKKWANLYLKLFIMLFIIIAMECIMMTVLEFWVVKDYTNLTITYIVFSIFILEFIKGIGIFILFVCKKTIIQLLLKHFRQNCRYSFKIFTRKGFYNFEHVHQHVKHNYFIGKYQ from the exons ATGCACGGTAAAAGTTTTGAATTTTGGTGTTGTGCACTTTTGTTCTTCGCTTCATCTACAAAGCCTCTGCGGAATTTTACAATTGACAATAAGGAGGATAACAATTCAATGGTGAGATACGAACTTCCCGTGAATTCCACTGAGAGAAATGGCAACGAGACGGTTTTCAATGGATACAATTTGCGTAAAAATTTCACCTTGGATTACGAAGATGCTCAGGATGTATTCCGTATTGAAAATGACAATGAAGATTACATCGTTCCACACGAGACATGCGACAATAGAACTTGTATTCGCCTTTGTTGTCCTCTCGGCGATCGATATAACTCATCACTTCGCAATTGCACTGTTGAAAGACCTAAATATGTTTTCTCAGATGTATATAACTTCTGGGACGAAACAAACATGCAGActgagtataaaaaaatagacgaAATGTTTCAATTGATTGTTCAGAATCCGTGTCCAAAACTTATGAAATTTGTACGCATCAATCTTAATGACGATAGTTTGGCAGACTACAAATACGTTTTTTTCGAAAACGGCACTCTATATCTTCCTTATCTTGATCAATTCGTCGACTCAACATCCTATTGCTTAGCCTTTTTGAATCATGATGAGGTTATTGCATTTACTTGTTCGCAGCCTTTAACAAAAGttgtcgataaaaaaaagaattattttactacATTCATTAAACCGGTAATAAATGCAACAAACATCATCTATATGATTTGCATTATAGTGTCTCTTCTATGTATGCTGATATTATTCCTGGTTTACACTATACTACCAGAGCTTCAAAATATACATGGTTTCATGTTGTGTAGATACAGCAGTATGGTGTTTATCCTTTACTTGAATACCATATTGCAAATGCTAATCAAAACGAAAAATCTAGCGTATCCCATCTGTATTGCAAGCG CATGTTACTTCTGGTTAAGTGTAATGAGTATCGATATGTGGTGGACCTTTAG AGATTTTAGctcattaaaaaagaaagcaaaacCAGAAGAAAATAACAGGAAAAAGTTTCTATATTCTATCATTGCTTGGGGAGGTTCCTTCATTCTCGTTATTATCTGTATCATCATGGAGACCGTCCCTAGCGTGCCAAGAAGCATGGTCCGACCGAGATTTCAGGTCTCTTCATGTTGGTTTCATT TTGGTGCGGCGGATCAGTTGTACAATTACGTGCccaaaattatttgtactgttattagcattattttatcCATTCAAACAGCACTGAAGATCATGCGCTATGAGAAGGACACAACTCATCATCTTAAAGATGCAGAGAGTCGATGTTATAATGAAAACAAGAAATG gGCCAATCTGTatctaaaattgtttataatgttatttatcataatagcCATGGAGTGTATTATGATGACAGTGTTGGAATTTTGGGTGGTTAAggattatacaaatttaacaataactTACATAGtgtttagtatttttatattggaaTTCATTAAAGGAATTGGTATTTTCATCTTATTTGTCTgtaagaaaacaattatacaGTTGCTGTTAAAGCATTTTCGTCAAAATTGCCGatatagtttcaaaatttttacacgtaagggtttttacaattttgaacATGTACATCAGCATGTCaaacacaattattttataggaaaatatcaataa